CCTCCGCAACAGCGGAGCCCGGCCAGGTTCATCGCCTGGATTCACGTCCGCCTTTCGGAGGTGTCCACTCTCCACGACCTTGCGTCCCAGCGTCGCGATTTAAGACGCAGCGCTCCCGCCAAAAGCCGAAGTTATTTTCGCTCGCTCCCTTAGCTGGCGAATATGCTCCGGTGTGGTGCCACAACACCCGCCCACAATTTGCGCCGGCCACGTCTGAGCACATTGCCAGTAACTATCCGGGTTGACGGCATCCGTGTTGATCCAGCCTTGCGCCTCGTCGGCATAGCCAATGTTGCCATAGGCGATCAGCGGAAAATCAGGGCCACAGGCCGCCCGCAACTCGGCCAGCGGCTTGGCCAGCGTGTGAGCCGCACCGCAGTTGACGCCCAGGGCCTTCACCCCCAGCGGTAACAACAGGCCAGCGGCAGCCGCCAGCGACTCGCCAGACAGGATTCGACCGTCGCGGTCGCACACAAAACTGACGAAGGTCGGCCGGCCAGTCATCGTCGCCACTTGGGCCGCGATGACGGCCTCCCGAATCGAATTCATCGTCTCGATCAACAGGAGATCAACGCCCGCATCCACGAGATCACGGATGCGCTCGGAATGCTCGGCGCAGCATTCGTCATCAGGCGGAACCAGGTCGGGACGATAACAATCTTCCAGCGGAGCCACCGACCCCGCCACTTGTGCAGGCAGACCCGATTGAACGACAGCTTCCTGGGCGGTCGCCACAGCTCGCCTGGTCAGTTCGCGCGCGGCGTGCCCTTGGCCAATCAGTGCGCGGCGATGCGTTCGAAAGGTGTTGGCGGTCAGGATATCCGCGCCCGCGTTCAGATAGTCCAGATGGATCTGGCGCAACACATCCACACCGGCATCCGTGGTGAGCGCATTCGCCGACCACATTGGCAGGTCGGTGTCCACCCCGCGCCGGTTCAGCTCCGTGCCAGTTGCCCCATCAAGCAAGAGTAGTCCACTATTCACCATTCTTCATTCTCCAATTCAGCATCAGAAGGAACCCAATCGTTTCACTCAGAGACGGAGAGAGCGATGGCTTCGGCAACGGTCTTTCTCCCGCTGGACGGTTTATCGTCAAAGGGGCCGTCCACGGGTCCTTTAGGCCACGTCGCGGGGTCGGCGTAGCGTCCGTCGTCGTTGAACTGTTTTTGCAGGCGGACGATCTCGGCTTTCAACTCGGCAAACTGGGCGGCGACTTCCGGGCGCGTTGCGTCGGAAGCGGAGTGGAGGAGATTCCGCTGCTCGGTGGGGTCTTTCGTGAGGTCGAACAGCTCGTACACATCCGGCTTCCAGTAGTGGATGAGCTTGTGCGTGGCCGTGCGGACGCCGAGGTGGGCGACGGTGTTGTGGTGGCCCGGCGAATGGTAATAGCGGTAGTAAACCGACGTGCGCCAGTCCTTCGGCGCTTCGCCGCGGAGCAGCGGCGCAAGCGAGCGGCCTTGCATGAACTCCGGCACGGGCAGCCCGGCGAGGTCGAGAAACGTGGGCGCAAGGTCGAGGTTGGAAACGAATTGCGCCGGGGTGGCCCCGACCTTGATGCCCGGACCGCGGGCCAAGAGCGGGACATTGAGGCCCGGCTCATACATGAAACGCTTGTCGTAGAGACCGAGATCGCCGAGGAACCAGCCGTTGTCGGAGGAGTAGATGACGATGGTGTTCCTCGCCAGACCGGTCGTGTCGAGGTAATCGAGCACCTGGCCCACGCTGTCATCCACGCCCTGCACGCAGCCGAGGTAGTCGCGCATGTACTTCTGGTACTTCCACTGCACCAGTTCGCGTCCGGTCAGCGTCTTGCCGTCGATTTCCAGCTCGGTGGGACTCGTATCCAGCCACTTGTTCAGATCTGAGTCTTTTAAGTCGGCGGGCGGGGTGAGCTTGAGGTCGCGGCGTGTGAGGTCGCGCGCGATGGTCTGCTCGTTGGTGAGCAGCGCGGTCGGGCGCGTGGCGTAGTCATCGAAGAGGGTCGCCGGCTCGGGAATGGCCCTATCCTTGAACATCTCAATATGGCGCTGGGTTGGCTGCCACGCGCGATGGGGCGCCTTTTGATGGAGCATGAGGAAGAATGGCTTGTCCTGGGGTCGGGTCCTGATGAATTCCAGACCCAACTCCGTGGTGATGTCCGTGCAGTGGCCTTCGAGGGTGAGCTTGCGTCCCGGCGCCAGGAAGACGGGGTTCCAGTAAGCGCCCTGGCCGGGCAGCACCAGCCACCGGTCGAAGCCAGTGGGGTCGCTGCCAAGATGCCACTTGCCGATCATGCCGGTGTGATAGCCGCCCTTTTGAAGATGTTTCGCGACGTGATCGCGCCCGCCATCGAAGCGGTTGAAGACGGGCACGCCGTTGACGTGCGAGTACTGCCCGGTGAGCAGGGTGGCGCGGCTGGGTGTGCAAATGGAATTGATGCAGAAGGATCGTGTGAAACGCGCGCCTTCTTTCGCGAGCCGGTCGATGTGAGGCGTGTGGTTGACCTTCGACCCGTACGCGGAGATGGCGTGCTGCGCGTGATCGTCTGAGAAGATGAAAATGATGTTAGGCTTGTCCGCCGCGGGCGCGGAGGCACAGGCGAGGAGCGCGAGAACGATGAACAGGCGTTTCATGGGTTAGGCGTTTCCACCCTTGTTACACGAGGCAACGGAGCATGGAAAGTTCCATCCTGCTGCCCACCCGAATCGGATCCCGATCGGGGCTCAGGTCTCGAGACGCGATTTTCACGCTATCGCGCCTGATAGAATCGGCCCCCTGCTGCCCTCGCTCGAGTATCGCGGGCTTCGAATCGATCTCCCACTCTCACGAAAGGCAACAGGGGCGTCCAAGTCACCAGATCTTCGGATACATTCAGCACAGCTCCTAAACCCCCAGCCCCTGCCCCGACCACTCTCACGGAGCCATCGGCTTCGAGCACCACCTCAATAAGCCTGAAGTTTTGATCCAGGATTTCCTCGCGCTCGGCCGACCATTCCCCACCCAGATACCCAGCGTCCACTGCCTGCACCGCCCAATAAAACCGTCTCACTCCAGCACCCAACTTCAGGTTCAAGAACCGGTTGATGCCCGCATTGCCGGACTCCAATATCTTCCGACGGCCAGTCGGGAGATCCGAAAGGGGCGACAGCACCTCCGTCCCACCAGCCGTGGTGCCCACCCTCACATTCCAGGTGAGGGTGCCTGGCGGAGTGTGGTCGTCCCCCTGTCCTACCTCCCATCTCAACACGAGATGGTCTGCGCTGCGTTCCATCCGTAGTCCGGTCGGAGCTTTGGGTGGCTGGTTCGTCGCCACTTCATGATTGCGCATGACGGTCGCCTCGGCCGATTGACCCGACCGCGAGGACACCAGCAGTAGATCCAATCTCCCATCCGCATCGGCATCCATCCGCTCCATCTGCCCGACGTCGGGACTCAACTCACGCTCCACCTCCACCTTCACCTGTCGGCCTCGTGCGCTCACGCGATAGGCCGGGTTACCCGAGAGCAACACTTCTTCCAACCCGTCATTGTCGAAATCACCAGTGACCACCTCAGGTCGGGTGAAACCGAAAATGCGGTCGTTCTGCACTTTTCGGAAATGGCGATCGTTGAACTGCCCCGTCCCATCGTTCCACAGGATCTGGAAAACCACAGCTCCGTCCCGATCCCGGGTTGCGGAAACAATGTCCAAGGCTCCGTCGCCATCGAGATCGGCTAAAGCCAATCCCATTTCCGCGTCGAACTCTTCATTGGCCGGCAAGAGCGCGCCCGAAACAGGATCGAAATTGAACCCATTTGTTTTTGAACCGCGAAGTAAGACGAGGGCTGGGCTCTCCGTTGAAAAATTTAAGGCCGCCACGAGATCAGGCCAGCCATCAGCATCAACGTCTCCCGCGACTAAATGGCTTACCTCTCCGGGCAGTCGAGCCAGTGTATCGGTTTTGAACGAACCATCAGCAGCTTGGATCGAGGTGATGATCTCAGTCCCCGACATAACCCAGTCCTGCAGACCATCGGCATTGAGATCCAATACCCGCATGGTGGATCCGTTCTGAAATCCCACCTCGAAGCGACCCGTCGGAACGAGTCCCCCATCCGTGTTTTGCAAGACTCGGCCCGTTGGGCTTGCCGCCACTAGCATATCCGGACGGTTGTCATAGTTGACGTCCGTCCATGCGGCCCCCATGACCTGTCCATCGATAAAAGAGCTCACGCCACATCCGAGACAGAACAATTGCGCATTCCAGGAAAACAAGTCCGAAGAACGCCAGAGAGGCCGCCCGTCGGAGGAGTCCTGGTCGAAGAGAAAGAAGTCCATCGAACCTGCGCCGTTCGCGTCTCCGACGAGCACGTTCGGTCCGACCAAAGCATCCGTCGCACGCGCTGTGAAGCGCGGCAGGAAGGTCGGTAACGACACCTCGCGAATGCTGCTCTGGCTCCGTCCCAGCAGGTTCGTGGCGACCAATCTTGCGA
The Verrucomicrobiales bacterium DNA segment above includes these coding regions:
- a CDS encoding homocysteine S-methyltransferase family protein, which translates into the protein MVNSGLLLLDGATGTELNRRGVDTDLPMWSANALTTDAGVDVLRQIHLDYLNAGADILTANTFRTHRRALIGQGHAARELTRRAVATAQEAVVQSGLPAQVAGSVAPLEDCYRPDLVPPDDECCAEHSERIRDLVDAGVDLLLIETMNSIREAVIAAQVATMTGRPTFVSFVCDRDGRILSGESLAAAAGLLLPLGVKALGVNCGAAHTLAKPLAELRAACGPDFPLIAYGNIGYADEAQGWINTDAVNPDSYWQCAQTWPAQIVGGCCGTTPEHIRQLRERAKITSAFGGSAAS
- a CDS encoding sulfatase, coding for MKRLFIVLALLACASAPAADKPNIIFIFSDDHAQHAISAYGSKVNHTPHIDRLAKEGARFTRSFCINSICTPSRATLLTGQYSHVNGVPVFNRFDGGRDHVAKHLQKGGYHTGMIGKWHLGSDPTGFDRWLVLPGQGAYWNPVFLAPGRKLTLEGHCTDITTELGLEFIRTRPQDKPFFLMLHQKAPHRAWQPTQRHIEMFKDRAIPEPATLFDDYATRPTALLTNEQTIARDLTRRDLKLTPPADLKDSDLNKWLDTSPTELEIDGKTLTGRELVQWKYQKYMRDYLGCVQGVDDSVGQVLDYLDTTGLARNTIVIYSSDNGWFLGDLGLYDKRFMYEPGLNVPLLARGPGIKVGATPAQFVSNLDLAPTFLDLAGLPVPEFMQGRSLAPLLRGEAPKDWRTSVYYRYYHSPGHHNTVAHLGVRTATHKLIHYWKPDVYELFDLTKDPTEQRNLLHSASDATRPEVAAQFAELKAEIVRLQKQFNDDGRYADPATWPKGPVDGPFDDKPSSGRKTVAEAIALSVSE
- a CDS encoding VCBS repeat-containing protein, which produces MGTTNGFSASHAGGYARAGRVRPLSLWMVAIGVLWIVLDGHETATASTVQGRVVDVNGVGVSGVTIEIVQVGGELPPWNVVTGEDGRYQMDDALIFGNLDITASKRGFVFLPRVKSVFDPGNSVVTADFGGFTESPVESLDPQFDRLGIVLNGTVNPIGLATGAFFEYGSANGLVQRTETILLGGGADQPISVRLSSFVSNGQGDRFFARLVATNLLGRSQSSIREVSLPTFLPRFTARATDALVGPNVLVGDANGAGSMDFFLFDQDSSDGRPLWRSSDLFSWNAQLFCLGCGVSSFIDGQVMGAAWTDVNYDNRPDMLVAASPTGRVLQNTDGGLVPTGRFEVGFQNGSTMRVLDLNADGLQDWVMSGTEIITSIQAADGSFKTDTLARLPGEVSHLVAGDVDADGWPDLVAALNFSTESPALVLLRGSKTNGFNFDPVSGALLPANEEFDAEMGLALADLDGDGALDIVSATRDRDGAVVFQILWNDGTGQFNDRHFRKVQNDRIFGFTRPEVVTGDFDNDGLEEVLLSGNPAYRVSARGRQVKVEVERELSPDVGQMERMDADADGRLDLLLVSSRSGQSAEATVMRNHEVATNQPPKAPTGLRMERSADHLVLRWEVGQGDDHTPPGTLTWNVRVGTTAGGTEVLSPLSDLPTGRRKILESGNAGINRFLNLKLGAGVRRFYWAVQAVDAGYLGGEWSAEREEILDQNFRLIEVVLEADGSVRVVGAGAGGLGAVLNVSEDLVTWTPLLPFVRVGDRFEARDTRARAAGGRFYQAR